The following are encoded together in the Humulus lupulus chromosome 5, drHumLupu1.1, whole genome shotgun sequence genome:
- the LOC133778155 gene encoding probable aquaporin TIP2-2, giving the protein MVKLALGSFGEVFSAANLKAYLAEFNATFIFVFAGVGSAIAFSKLTSSGALDPAGLVAIAVAHAFALFVGVSVAANISGGHLNPAVTFGLTIGGHITILTGLHYILAQVWGSILACFLLKFVTGESIPTHGLAAGVGIGQGLVFEIITTFALVYTVYATAADPKKGSLGTIAPIAIGFIVGANILAAGPFSGGSMNPARSFGPAVASGDFSQVWIYWVGPLLGGGLAGLVYGDIFIGSYAPVSASEDYA; this is encoded by the exons ATGGTGAAGTTGGCTTTGGGTAGTTTTGGTGAAGTTTTTAGTGCGGCCAATCTCAAGGCCTATCTAGCGGAGTTTAATGCCACCTTTATCTTTGTCTTTGCTGGTGTTGGATCCGCCATAGCTTTCA GTAAGCTGACTAGTTCGGGGGCGTTGGACCCAGCTGGGCTAGTGGCGATAGCAGTGGCACATGCATTTGCACTGTTTGTTGGAGTGTCCGTAGCTGCCAACATCTCAGGTGGCCATTTGAATCCAGCTGTCACCTTCGGATTGACTATCGGTGGCCACATCACCATCCTAACTGGTCTTCACTACATCCTTGCCCAAGTATGGGGTTCCATCCTTGCTTGCTTCCTCCTTAAGTTCGTCACTGGAGAG AGTATCCCAACCCATGGACTCGCCGCGGGAGTTGGCATAGGTCAAGGACTAGTGTTCGAAATCATCACCACCTTCGCTCTTGTCTACACCGTCTACGCCACAGCTGCCGACCCCAAGAAGGGCTCACTCGGAACCATAGCCCCCATCGCTATTGGGTTCATTGTTGGTGCCAACATTCTTGCCGCAGGTCCATTCAGCGGTGGATCCATGAACCCAGCCCGCTCATTCGGCCCAGCAGTTGCCTCCGGAGACTTCTCACAGGTCTGGATCTACTGGGTCGGCCCACTTCTCGGTGGTGGGCTCGCTGGCCTCGTCTACGGTGACATCTTCATCGGCTCCTATGCCCCTGTCTCTGCTTCTGAAGACTATGCTTAA